The following proteins are co-located in the Pectinophora gossypiella chromosome 7, ilPecGoss1.1, whole genome shotgun sequence genome:
- the LOC126368082 gene encoding uncharacterized protein LOC126368082, whose amino-acid sequence MTLSSITLGDVVSGAVFSGSKKVDMDAVLPFMILPLLLITATTSFTVTVIVMVVIAMGTLYVLSRPRAKNRSPFFFSWTLSSGVTMYLVYQIHVLKSYQITMLENFGFLMFTLCTGYFFYRLKAVAEYELTGASKGKDYSPVLTSDSHYCPICQIEVNEKFFHSIWWDCCVFRPNYSYFLVGQVFALITLLYGTNLGLTFACHPFVFYGNILLPESCDHVYEYYNSAIVFVTCIYGLGYALVIILVLIHQLMVYIPKYTELQWRKYVNVLNV is encoded by the exons atgACGCTAAGTTCTATAACACTTGGAGACGTAGTAAGTGGTGCGGTGTTTTCTGGTAGCAAGAAAGTGGATATGGATGCTGTTCTACCGTTTATGATCCTGCCACTGCTGCTTATAACGGCAACCACCTCCTTTACTGTGACGGTCATCGTTATGGTGGTCATAGCTATGGGTACTTTATACGTACTATCAAGACCAAGGGCTAAGAACAG ATCACCATTTTTCTTTTCATGGACATTGTCTTCAGGTGTAACTATGTACTTGGTGTACCAGATTCATGTACTGAAGTCCTATCAGATAACTATGTTGGAGAACTTTGGTTTCTTGATGTTTACTTTGTGCACTggatacttcttctatcgtttgaaAGCAGTAGCTGAATATGAATTAACAGGAGCATCGAAAGGGAAGGATTATAG tccAGTCTTAACTTCGGACTCGCATTATTGTCCAATATGCCAAATTGAAGTTAATGAAAAGTTCTTCCATTCAATTTG GTGGGATTGTTGTGTGTTTAGACCAAATTATAGCTATTTTCTAGTGGGTCAAGTCTTTGCATTGATTACTCTCCTGTACGGAACAAACTTAGGTTTGACATTTGCCTGCCATCCTTTTGTGTTCTATGGAAACATTTTATTGCCAGAGAGCTGTGATCATGTTTATGAAtactataa TTCTGCAATAGTTTTTGTAACCTGCATATATGGATTGGGTTATGCGCTGGTCATCATTTTGGTTTTAATTCACCAACTAATGGTCTACATTCCAAAATATACAG AGTTGCAGTGGCGAAAATATGTTAATGTACTGAATGTCTGA
- the LOC126368005 gene encoding reticulocyte-binding protein homolog 2a isoform X1, with protein MILYFKPSFVSLVSLLFSSSSTIRFICGKSCDWRTNIVPTVKDTHAHKLKSDTWERKTIKRSKDCYKVNKEIAKIRNGFKTLNLKNQIMMKNAVKFIDTLKSEDFGNTYDEEFDNTLGHDAEAYLQEVSENHVSLVVQNDSDFKVKEKLKTTKVNNVSNNNKKENKTVVQLFNERNKQINDEFDIENFLKIECTFHKPELKTEGTVNNENIVDTNDPEYTLDLSTSRKEIEPEVEELKSLLIMMALTPASNEKDGVVANRSLSDNIYLQNYTTKGISNHVAPVVNTEMHLQDAGNCFNVIPLKIQINERQKVLAKKYVGKWKDAVLRKKEANFQQRAEILNKFLDKLAKKKVDMNEPQESVNKAKLLARDFNKYRHRYLVQKHVIALQKAKLEEQNRIIEELKYNRIVEATRHSVDAMREEVRKTYYDMDKQLKPKIKCLTNDLKIDVEEPSLVLQCLKVPQFLQRMEKRAREREEKHAMIRERRQQMEEDRIRLKQQEELAKAQMDKEEKMKRMKELRDKRKREKIDGIRKKQHTERMRALAVMAQLHYEKSLLAKYGVRPFRILIEIKRDNIEKSRAHYRFQLKKNVFLHWMWHTEDMWFDRNYKAEDFYRKKVLRRAFNALKQHYHNYVLKKQVAEDYYDLFVTNLVFKKFRRAINIVKEENERKFRKAVMYHNCDILFKTFTCWRSLPALNTLRREQEARKARWREKVLQVVPDYLPPED; from the exons atgattttatactTTAAGCCTAGCTTTGTATCCTTAGTTTCGTTACTGTTCTCATCAAGTTCTACAATCCGTTTTATTTGTGGTAAATCCTGTGATTGGCGAACAAACATTGTACCTACT gTGAAAGATACTCACGCTCATAAATTGAAAAGCGATACTTGGGAGAG GAAAACAATAAAACGATCTAAAGATTGTTATAAAGTCAACAAAGAAATTGCAAAAATTCGTAATGGTTTTAAGACATTGAATTTAAAGAATCAAATTATGATGAAAAATGCTGTTAAGTTTATAGATACTTTAAAGTCAGAAGATTTCGGAAACACTTACGATGAAGAGTTTGATAACACTCTAGGTCATGACGCAGAGGCATATTTACAAGAAGTTTCTGAGAATCATGTCAGTTTGGTGGTTCAAAACGATAGCGATTTTAAAGTAaaggaaaaattaaaaacgACGAAGGTTAATAATGTGTCTAACAAcaataagaaagaaaacaaaaccgtGGTTCAACTATTTAATGAAAGAAATAAGCAAATTAACGATGAATTTGATATTGAGAACTTTTTGAAAATTGAATGTACATTTCATAAGCCTGAATTAAAAACCGAAGGCACCGTAAATAATGAGAATATAGTTGACACGAATGATCCTGAGTATACTTTAGACTTAAGTACGTCACGGAAAGAAATTGAACCGGAAGTTGAAGAATTGAAATCCTTATTGATAATGATGGCATTAACTCCGGCATCCAATGAAAAAGATGGCGTAGTCGCTAATAGATCTTTATCAGACAACATTTATCTACAAAATTACACAACGAAAGGAATTTCAAATCATGTTGCACCAGTCGTAAATACTGAAATGCATCTACAAGATGCCGGTAATTGTTTCAACGTGATACctctaaaaatacaaattaatgaACGGCAAAAAGTACTTGCGAAGAAATACGTAGGAAAATGGAAAGATGCCGTTCTTAGAAAGAAGGAAGCTAATTTCCAACAAAGAGcagaaattttaaataagtttttggATAAGTTAGCCAAAAAGAAAGTAGATATGAATGAACCTCAGGAATCTGTTAACAAAGCAAAATTATTGGCTCGTGACTTCAACAAATACAGACACAg ATATTTAGTACAGAAACATGTAATTGCTCTACAGAAAGCTAAATTGGAAGAGCAAAACAGAATCATAGAAGAACTTAAATATAACAGAATCGTAGAGGCTACACGTCATTCTGTAGATGCTATGAGAGAGGAGGTACGCAAGACCTATTATGATATGGACAAACAACTGAAACCGAAGATAAAATGTTTGACTAATGATCTGAAAATCGATGTTGAAG AGCCTTCGTTAGTTCTACAATGTTTAAAGGTTCCCCAATTTCTGCAGAGAATGGAAAAGAGAGCGCGAGAACGTGAGGAGAAACATGCCATGATACGAGAAAGGAGACAGCAGATGGAAGAAGATCGGATTAGGTTAAAACAGCAG GAAGAGTTGGCTAAAGCGCAGATggataaagaagaaaaaatgaaaCGAATGAAAGAGCTAAGAGACAAAAGAAAAAGAGAGAAAATAGATGGGATCCGTAAGAAACAACACACTGAGAGAATGAGGGCTCTTGCTGTGATGGCTCAACTACACTATGAAAAATCCCTATTGGCAAAATATGGAGTACGGCCATTCCGGATTCTGATTGAGATAAAAAGAGATAACATCGAAAAATCTAGGGCTCACTACAGGTTCCAACTGAAGAAGAATGTGTTTCTGCACTGGATGTGGCATACAGAAGACATGTGGTTTGACAGGAATTACAAAGCAGAAGACTTTTACAGGAAGAAAGTTTTACGAAGAGCTTTTAATGCTTTGAAACAG CATTATCATAATTACGTACTCAAAAAACAAGTCGCAGAAGACTACTATGACTTGTTCGTAACAAATTTGGTCTTCAAAAAATTCCGCAGAGCAATAAATATAGTTAAAGAAGAGAATGAAAGGAAATTTCGAAAAGCCGTTATGTATCACAATTg TGACATCCTCTTCAAGACTTTTACATGTTGGAGAAGTTTGCCAGCTTTGAACACACTGAGAAGAGAGCAAGAAGCTCGGAAGGCGAGATGGAGGGAGAAAGTGCTTCAGGTAGTTCCAGATTACCTTCCACCAGAGGACTGA
- the LOC126368005 gene encoding reticulocyte-binding protein homolog 2a isoform X2, with translation MEEIILNKNIFHEKDLAKLSPDYTPPNTLVRLQMRSTMVKDTHAHKLKSDTWERKTIKRSKDCYKVNKEIAKIRNGFKTLNLKNQIMMKNAVKFIDTLKSEDFGNTYDEEFDNTLGHDAEAYLQEVSENHVSLVVQNDSDFKVKEKLKTTKVNNVSNNNKKENKTVVQLFNERNKQINDEFDIENFLKIECTFHKPELKTEGTVNNENIVDTNDPEYTLDLSTSRKEIEPEVEELKSLLIMMALTPASNEKDGVVANRSLSDNIYLQNYTTKGISNHVAPVVNTEMHLQDAGNCFNVIPLKIQINERQKVLAKKYVGKWKDAVLRKKEANFQQRAEILNKFLDKLAKKKVDMNEPQESVNKAKLLARDFNKYRHRYLVQKHVIALQKAKLEEQNRIIEELKYNRIVEATRHSVDAMREEVRKTYYDMDKQLKPKIKCLTNDLKIDVEEPSLVLQCLKVPQFLQRMEKRAREREEKHAMIRERRQQMEEDRIRLKQQEELAKAQMDKEEKMKRMKELRDKRKREKIDGIRKKQHTERMRALAVMAQLHYEKSLLAKYGVRPFRILIEIKRDNIEKSRAHYRFQLKKNVFLHWMWHTEDMWFDRNYKAEDFYRKKVLRRAFNALKQHYHNYVLKKQVAEDYYDLFVTNLVFKKFRRAINIVKEENERKFRKAVMYHNCDILFKTFTCWRSLPALNTLRREQEARKARWREKVLQVVPDYLPPED, from the exons gTGAAAGATACTCACGCTCATAAATTGAAAAGCGATACTTGGGAGAG GAAAACAATAAAACGATCTAAAGATTGTTATAAAGTCAACAAAGAAATTGCAAAAATTCGTAATGGTTTTAAGACATTGAATTTAAAGAATCAAATTATGATGAAAAATGCTGTTAAGTTTATAGATACTTTAAAGTCAGAAGATTTCGGAAACACTTACGATGAAGAGTTTGATAACACTCTAGGTCATGACGCAGAGGCATATTTACAAGAAGTTTCTGAGAATCATGTCAGTTTGGTGGTTCAAAACGATAGCGATTTTAAAGTAaaggaaaaattaaaaacgACGAAGGTTAATAATGTGTCTAACAAcaataagaaagaaaacaaaaccgtGGTTCAACTATTTAATGAAAGAAATAAGCAAATTAACGATGAATTTGATATTGAGAACTTTTTGAAAATTGAATGTACATTTCATAAGCCTGAATTAAAAACCGAAGGCACCGTAAATAATGAGAATATAGTTGACACGAATGATCCTGAGTATACTTTAGACTTAAGTACGTCACGGAAAGAAATTGAACCGGAAGTTGAAGAATTGAAATCCTTATTGATAATGATGGCATTAACTCCGGCATCCAATGAAAAAGATGGCGTAGTCGCTAATAGATCTTTATCAGACAACATTTATCTACAAAATTACACAACGAAAGGAATTTCAAATCATGTTGCACCAGTCGTAAATACTGAAATGCATCTACAAGATGCCGGTAATTGTTTCAACGTGATACctctaaaaatacaaattaatgaACGGCAAAAAGTACTTGCGAAGAAATACGTAGGAAAATGGAAAGATGCCGTTCTTAGAAAGAAGGAAGCTAATTTCCAACAAAGAGcagaaattttaaataagtttttggATAAGTTAGCCAAAAAGAAAGTAGATATGAATGAACCTCAGGAATCTGTTAACAAAGCAAAATTATTGGCTCGTGACTTCAACAAATACAGACACAg ATATTTAGTACAGAAACATGTAATTGCTCTACAGAAAGCTAAATTGGAAGAGCAAAACAGAATCATAGAAGAACTTAAATATAACAGAATCGTAGAGGCTACACGTCATTCTGTAGATGCTATGAGAGAGGAGGTACGCAAGACCTATTATGATATGGACAAACAACTGAAACCGAAGATAAAATGTTTGACTAATGATCTGAAAATCGATGTTGAAG AGCCTTCGTTAGTTCTACAATGTTTAAAGGTTCCCCAATTTCTGCAGAGAATGGAAAAGAGAGCGCGAGAACGTGAGGAGAAACATGCCATGATACGAGAAAGGAGACAGCAGATGGAAGAAGATCGGATTAGGTTAAAACAGCAG GAAGAGTTGGCTAAAGCGCAGATggataaagaagaaaaaatgaaaCGAATGAAAGAGCTAAGAGACAAAAGAAAAAGAGAGAAAATAGATGGGATCCGTAAGAAACAACACACTGAGAGAATGAGGGCTCTTGCTGTGATGGCTCAACTACACTATGAAAAATCCCTATTGGCAAAATATGGAGTACGGCCATTCCGGATTCTGATTGAGATAAAAAGAGATAACATCGAAAAATCTAGGGCTCACTACAGGTTCCAACTGAAGAAGAATGTGTTTCTGCACTGGATGTGGCATACAGAAGACATGTGGTTTGACAGGAATTACAAAGCAGAAGACTTTTACAGGAAGAAAGTTTTACGAAGAGCTTTTAATGCTTTGAAACAG CATTATCATAATTACGTACTCAAAAAACAAGTCGCAGAAGACTACTATGACTTGTTCGTAACAAATTTGGTCTTCAAAAAATTCCGCAGAGCAATAAATATAGTTAAAGAAGAGAATGAAAGGAAATTTCGAAAAGCCGTTATGTATCACAATTg TGACATCCTCTTCAAGACTTTTACATGTTGGAGAAGTTTGCCAGCTTTGAACACACTGAGAAGAGAGCAAGAAGCTCGGAAGGCGAGATGGAGGGAGAAAGTGCTTCAGGTAGTTCCAGATTACCTTCCACCAGAGGACTGA
- the LOC126368005 gene encoding coiled-coil domain-containing protein 191 isoform X3, giving the protein MMKNAVKFIDTLKSEDFGNTYDEEFDNTLGHDAEAYLQEVSENHVSLVVQNDSDFKVKEKLKTTKVNNVSNNNKKENKTVVQLFNERNKQINDEFDIENFLKIECTFHKPELKTEGTVNNENIVDTNDPEYTLDLSTSRKEIEPEVEELKSLLIMMALTPASNEKDGVVANRSLSDNIYLQNYTTKGISNHVAPVVNTEMHLQDAGNCFNVIPLKIQINERQKVLAKKYVGKWKDAVLRKKEANFQQRAEILNKFLDKLAKKKVDMNEPQESVNKAKLLARDFNKYRHRYLVQKHVIALQKAKLEEQNRIIEELKYNRIVEATRHSVDAMREEVRKTYYDMDKQLKPKIKCLTNDLKIDVEEPSLVLQCLKVPQFLQRMEKRAREREEKHAMIRERRQQMEEDRIRLKQQEELAKAQMDKEEKMKRMKELRDKRKREKIDGIRKKQHTERMRALAVMAQLHYEKSLLAKYGVRPFRILIEIKRDNIEKSRAHYRFQLKKNVFLHWMWHTEDMWFDRNYKAEDFYRKKVLRRAFNALKQHYHNYVLKKQVAEDYYDLFVTNLVFKKFRRAINIVKEENERKFRKAVMYHNCDILFKTFTCWRSLPALNTLRREQEARKARWREKVLQVVPDYLPPED; this is encoded by the exons ATGATGAAAAATGCTGTTAAGTTTATAGATACTTTAAAGTCAGAAGATTTCGGAAACACTTACGATGAAGAGTTTGATAACACTCTAGGTCATGACGCAGAGGCATATTTACAAGAAGTTTCTGAGAATCATGTCAGTTTGGTGGTTCAAAACGATAGCGATTTTAAAGTAaaggaaaaattaaaaacgACGAAGGTTAATAATGTGTCTAACAAcaataagaaagaaaacaaaaccgtGGTTCAACTATTTAATGAAAGAAATAAGCAAATTAACGATGAATTTGATATTGAGAACTTTTTGAAAATTGAATGTACATTTCATAAGCCTGAATTAAAAACCGAAGGCACCGTAAATAATGAGAATATAGTTGACACGAATGATCCTGAGTATACTTTAGACTTAAGTACGTCACGGAAAGAAATTGAACCGGAAGTTGAAGAATTGAAATCCTTATTGATAATGATGGCATTAACTCCGGCATCCAATGAAAAAGATGGCGTAGTCGCTAATAGATCTTTATCAGACAACATTTATCTACAAAATTACACAACGAAAGGAATTTCAAATCATGTTGCACCAGTCGTAAATACTGAAATGCATCTACAAGATGCCGGTAATTGTTTCAACGTGATACctctaaaaatacaaattaatgaACGGCAAAAAGTACTTGCGAAGAAATACGTAGGAAAATGGAAAGATGCCGTTCTTAGAAAGAAGGAAGCTAATTTCCAACAAAGAGcagaaattttaaataagtttttggATAAGTTAGCCAAAAAGAAAGTAGATATGAATGAACCTCAGGAATCTGTTAACAAAGCAAAATTATTGGCTCGTGACTTCAACAAATACAGACACAg ATATTTAGTACAGAAACATGTAATTGCTCTACAGAAAGCTAAATTGGAAGAGCAAAACAGAATCATAGAAGAACTTAAATATAACAGAATCGTAGAGGCTACACGTCATTCTGTAGATGCTATGAGAGAGGAGGTACGCAAGACCTATTATGATATGGACAAACAACTGAAACCGAAGATAAAATGTTTGACTAATGATCTGAAAATCGATGTTGAAG AGCCTTCGTTAGTTCTACAATGTTTAAAGGTTCCCCAATTTCTGCAGAGAATGGAAAAGAGAGCGCGAGAACGTGAGGAGAAACATGCCATGATACGAGAAAGGAGACAGCAGATGGAAGAAGATCGGATTAGGTTAAAACAGCAG GAAGAGTTGGCTAAAGCGCAGATggataaagaagaaaaaatgaaaCGAATGAAAGAGCTAAGAGACAAAAGAAAAAGAGAGAAAATAGATGGGATCCGTAAGAAACAACACACTGAGAGAATGAGGGCTCTTGCTGTGATGGCTCAACTACACTATGAAAAATCCCTATTGGCAAAATATGGAGTACGGCCATTCCGGATTCTGATTGAGATAAAAAGAGATAACATCGAAAAATCTAGGGCTCACTACAGGTTCCAACTGAAGAAGAATGTGTTTCTGCACTGGATGTGGCATACAGAAGACATGTGGTTTGACAGGAATTACAAAGCAGAAGACTTTTACAGGAAGAAAGTTTTACGAAGAGCTTTTAATGCTTTGAAACAG CATTATCATAATTACGTACTCAAAAAACAAGTCGCAGAAGACTACTATGACTTGTTCGTAACAAATTTGGTCTTCAAAAAATTCCGCAGAGCAATAAATATAGTTAAAGAAGAGAATGAAAGGAAATTTCGAAAAGCCGTTATGTATCACAATTg TGACATCCTCTTCAAGACTTTTACATGTTGGAGAAGTTTGCCAGCTTTGAACACACTGAGAAGAGAGCAAGAAGCTCGGAAGGCGAGATGGAGGGAGAAAGTGCTTCAGGTAGTTCCAGATTACCTTCCACCAGAGGACTGA